In a single window of the Lagenorhynchus albirostris chromosome 19, mLagAlb1.1, whole genome shotgun sequence genome:
- the LOC132509355 gene encoding LOW QUALITY PROTEIN: zinc finger protein 304-like (The sequence of the model RefSeq protein was modified relative to this genomic sequence to represent the inferred CDS: deleted 1 base in 1 codon) has product MAAAALMDRAQGCVTFEDVLVYFSREEWELLEEVQRLLYRDVMLENFALVASLGCWCESDNEEAPSEQCILVGVSEVRTPESCPFIQKAHPCEICDPLLKDILHLAEHQRSCPAQKQYTCDPSGRGFLFSENYYQPQKQYSGKNPIRRDDDGALLVKSCAVHMLGRPFTCREEGMDLPDSSGLFQHQSTHNGMSPCRRAEFMEPFPQSSRLGRHQGDRDELMLLNCSDNGKAFLNTFTLHDNQITQAEVRAFRCLPCGDLSKEKSALTHHNKIHSGEISHVFKECRKAFIHLSHLKTHQKFHTGKRQYTCSECGNAYSRSSHLVQHQRIHTGERPYECGECGKAFSRKNTLVQHQRVHTGERSYDCSECGKAYSRSSHLVQHQRVHTGERPYECSECGKFFSQSSHLIEHWRIHTGARPYECIECGKFFSHNSSLIKHKRVHTGARSYVCGKCGKAFGCKDTLVQHQIIHTGARPYECSECGKAFSRKDTLVQHQKIHTGERPYECSECGKFFSHSYNLIVHQRIHTGAKPFECSECGKCFSHNSSLILHQRVHSGARPYVCSECGKAYISSSHLVQHKKVHTGARPYECSECGKFFSRNSSLILHQRVHTGEKPYMCSECGKAYSRNSHLVRHQKVHTGEGPHECNIFGGPLAASVTLVSSQKVHTRERPYECRKCVVFLFKVLGLTPEKSSVSALCEGASRPTLYNRTSTLGRFPTSTT; this is encoded by the exons ATGGCGGCCGCGGCGCTTATGGACCGAGCTCAG ggctgtgtgacctttgagGATGTACTTGTGTACTTCTCCCGGGAGGAGTGGGAGCTCCTTGAGGAAGTTCAGAGACTCCTGTACCGtgatgtgatgctggagaacttTGCACTAGTGGCCTCGCTGG GTTGTTGGTGTGAATCAGACAATGAGGAGGCCCCTTCTGAGCAGTGCATTCTTGTAGGAGTATCAGAGGTCAGGACTCCTGAGTCATGTCCATTTATCCAGAAAGCCCACCCATGTGAGATATGTGACCCACTCTTGAAAGACATTTTGCACCTGGCTGAACACCAGAGATCATGCCCTGCACAGAAACAGTACACATGTGACCCCTCTGGGCGAGGATTCCTGTTCAGTGAGAACTATTATCAGCCTCAGAAGCAATATAGTGGGAAGAATCCCATCAGAAGGGATGATGATGGGGCCTTACTTGTGAAGAGCTGTGCTGTCCACATGTTAGGGAGACCTTTTACTtgcagggaggaagggatggaCTTGCCAGATAGCTCTGGCCTCTTCCAGCACCAAAGTACTCACAATGGAATGAGTCCATGCAGAAGGGCTGAGTTCATGGAGCCCTTTCCACAAAGCTCCAGACTCGGGCGACACCAGGGAGACCGTGATGAACTGATGCTTCTTAATTGCAGTGACAATGGGAAAGCCTTCCTGAACACCTTCACTCTCCATGACAACCAGATAACTCAGGCTGAAGTGCGAGCTTTTAGGTGCCTACCATGTGGAGATCTGTCCAAGGAGAAATCGGCTCTTACTCATCACAATAAAATTCATAGTGGAGAAATTTCACATGTGTTTAAGGAGTGTAGAAAGGCCTTCATTCACCTGTCTCAcctaaaaacccaccagaaattTCACACTGGAAAACGACAGTATACATGCAGTGAATGTGGAAACGCTTACAGCAGAAGCTCCCACCTTGTTCAGCACCAaagaattcacactggagaaaggccttatgagtgtggcgaatgtggaaaagcttttagccGCAAAAACACGCTTGTTCAGCAccagagagttcacactggagaaaggtcTTATGACTgcagtgaatgtggaaaagcctaCAGCAGAAGCTCCCACCTTGTGCAGCAccagagagttcacactggagaaaggccttatgagtgcagtgaatgtgggaaattcttTAGCCAAAGCTCTCACCTTATTGAGCACTGGAGAATTCACACTGGGGCAAGGCCTTACGAGTGCATAGAGTGTGGAAAATTCTTTAGCCATAACTCCAGCCTCATTAAACATAAGAGAGTCCACACAGGAGCAAGGTCTTATGTGTGTGGCAAATGTGGGAAGGCTTTTGGCTGCAAAGACACACTTGTTCAGCACCAGATAATTCACACTGGAgcaaggccttatgagtgcagcgAGTGTGGAAAGGCCTTCAGCCGTAAAGACACGCTAGTACAGCACCAGAAAATCCACAccggagaaaggccttatgagtgtaGCGAATGTGGAAAATTCTTTAGCCATAGCTACAACCTCATTgtgcatcagagaattcacactggagcAAAGCCTtttgagtgcagtgaatgtgggaaatgcTTTAGCCACAACTCCAGCCTCATTCTACACCAGAGGGTTCACAGTGGAGCAAGGCCTTATGTGtgtagtgaatgtgggaaagcctacaTTAGTAGCTCCCATCTTGTTCAGCACAAGAAAGTCCACACTGGAgcaaggccttatgagtgcagtgaatgtgggaaattcttTAGCCGCAACTCTAGCCTCATCCTTCACCAGAGggttcacactggagagaagccttacatgtgcagtgaatgtgggaaagcctatAGCAGAAACTCCCATCTTGTTCGGCACCAGAAAGTTCACACTGGTGAAGGGCCTCATGAATGCAACATCTTTGGTGGCCCTTTAGCTGCATCTGTTACACTTGTT AGCAGCCAGAAAGTTCACACTAGAGAAAGGCCTTATGAATGCAGAAAATGTGTTGTATTCTTGTTCAAGGTATTAGGACTCACACCAGAGAAGAGCTCTGTGAGTGCCCTTTGTGAGGGAGCCAGCAGGCCAACCTTGTACAATCGTACATCCACCCTGGGGAGATTTCCAACAAGTACCACATAG
- the LOC132509373 gene encoding zinc finger protein 547-like isoform X2, whose translation MGPIQEEWGLLDEAQRLLYRHVMLQNIAPSSSIGCRHSAQDEEALSEQGDVVRESQVKTPKLDPSIQKSHSCEICGPLLKHILHLAEHDGTPRARGVHVCVKSFPAPKGAESRASLVAQWLRVRLPMQGTRVRALVR comes from the exons GAGGAGTGGGGACTCCTTGATGAGGCTCAGAGGCTCCTGTACCGTCATGTGATGCTACAGAACATTGCACCTTCGTCTTCCATAG GTTGTCGGCACAGTGCCCAGGATGAGGAGGCCCTTTCAGAGCAAGGTGATGTTGTTAGAGAGTCACAGGTCAAGACTCCAAAGCTAGATCCATCCATCCAGAAGTCTCATTCTTGTGAGATATGTGGCCCACTCTTGAAACACATTTTGCACCTGGCTGAGCACGATGGGACACCCCGAGCAAGAGGTGTACACGTGTGTGTCAAGTCTTTCCCAGCACCAAAAGGAGCTGagtcgagggcttccctggtggcgcagtggttgagagtccgcctgccgatgcaggggacacgggttcgtgccctggtccggtaa
- the LOC132509373 gene encoding zinc finger protein 547-like isoform X1, with amino-acid sequence MGPIQGLVVFEDVVIYFSQEEWGLLDEAQRLLYRHVMLQNIAPSSSIGCRHSAQDEEALSEQGDVVRESQVKTPKLDPSIQKSHSCEICGPLLKHILHLAEHDGTPRARGVHVCVKSFPAPKGAESRASLVAQWLRVRLPMQGTRVRALVR; translated from the exons GGCCTTGTGGTCTTTGAGGACGTGGTCATATATTTCTCCCAGGAGGAGTGGGGACTCCTTGATGAGGCTCAGAGGCTCCTGTACCGTCATGTGATGCTACAGAACATTGCACCTTCGTCTTCCATAG GTTGTCGGCACAGTGCCCAGGATGAGGAGGCCCTTTCAGAGCAAGGTGATGTTGTTAGAGAGTCACAGGTCAAGACTCCAAAGCTAGATCCATCCATCCAGAAGTCTCATTCTTGTGAGATATGTGGCCCACTCTTGAAACACATTTTGCACCTGGCTGAGCACGATGGGACACCCCGAGCAAGAGGTGTACACGTGTGTGTCAAGTCTTTCCCAGCACCAAAAGGAGCTGagtcgagggcttccctggtggcgcagtggttgagagtccgcctgccgatgcaggggacacgggttcgtgccctggtccggtaa